One window of Labilithrix sp. genomic DNA carries:
- a CDS encoding TlpA family protein disulfide reductase, which produces MIKRLASTGAVLALLVAACGGEQATGAGATTAGAQSSDTGATASDFSARDIDGNTVKLSTYLGKQAILLNFWQTWCEPCVAEFPHLRKLYEANKDKGFILFGVAMDGPETVANVPAFAKRNQLNFSVLLDEDSHVAQIYNPKKSAPLSVLIDKSGKIAAIREGYNPGDEEYLARDVAKVLDASSAPK; this is translated from the coding sequence GTGATCAAGCGACTCGCATCCACCGGCGCCGTCCTCGCCCTCCTCGTCGCCGCGTGCGGCGGGGAGCAAGCCACCGGCGCGGGCGCCACCACCGCCGGCGCGCAGTCGTCGGACACCGGCGCGACCGCGTCCGACTTCTCCGCGCGCGACATCGACGGCAACACGGTGAAGCTCTCGACCTACCTCGGGAAGCAAGCCATCCTCCTCAACTTCTGGCAGACGTGGTGCGAGCCGTGCGTCGCGGAGTTCCCGCACCTCCGGAAGCTCTACGAGGCGAACAAGGACAAGGGCTTCATCCTCTTCGGCGTCGCGATGGACGGCCCCGAGACGGTCGCCAACGTCCCCGCCTTCGCGAAGCGGAACCAGCTGAACTTCTCCGTCCTCCTCGACGAGGACTCGCACGTCGCCCAGATCTACAACCCGAAGAAGTCGGCGCCGCTCTCGGTGCTGATCGACAAGAGCGGGAAGATCGCCGCCATCCGCGAGGGCTACAACCCCGGCGACGAGGAGTACCTCGCCCGCGACGTCGCGAAGGTCCTCGACGCTTCGAGCGCACCCAAGTAA